In the Leptospira selangorensis genome, one interval contains:
- a CDS encoding phosphotransferase family protein has translation MKDSELKERLESYLGKRLQGTVEIANMVSLSGGACQENFSADIKVNGGPESGQYQTVYRTDKGASLLASLSRINEFKVCRMAFEAGVKTPEPFWLESDNSVTGNPFYFMKRIQGKATGRFVVKDPSLNKVRKQITQELAENLASIHSVTPEKCKDEKLKEVLNLGQHVSGKTVAQGSVQALRSQLESMDGAYPAMEIILNWLEKNAPESDAVVLIHGDFRTGNFMVNSEGLQGIVDWEFAHWGDRHEDLTWLCMRDWRFGKLNKEAGGFADRSEFYEIYEKASGVKLDPIKIRYWEVMGNLRWAIGCIGQAERHLSGKDKGIELASIGRRACEMEYEAMRLIEESLK, from the coding sequence GTGAAAGATTCCGAATTGAAGGAAAGGCTGGAATCATATTTAGGAAAAAGGCTCCAAGGAACAGTAGAAATCGCTAATATGGTTTCTCTTTCGGGAGGAGCCTGCCAGGAAAATTTTTCCGCAGACATCAAAGTGAATGGCGGTCCTGAATCAGGCCAATACCAAACCGTATATAGAACCGATAAGGGAGCTTCTTTGCTCGCTTCTTTGTCTCGGATCAACGAGTTCAAGGTTTGTAGAATGGCATTTGAAGCTGGAGTTAAAACTCCTGAACCATTTTGGTTGGAGTCTGATAACTCTGTCACCGGTAATCCATTCTACTTTATGAAAAGGATCCAAGGTAAGGCTACGGGAAGATTCGTAGTAAAAGATCCAAGTTTAAATAAGGTCCGTAAACAGATCACACAAGAGCTTGCGGAAAATCTTGCAAGTATCCATTCGGTGACTCCTGAGAAATGTAAGGATGAAAAACTAAAAGAAGTTTTGAATCTTGGACAACATGTAAGCGGCAAAACGGTAGCCCAAGGATCCGTCCAAGCATTACGTTCTCAATTGGAATCCATGGATGGAGCTTATCCGGCTATGGAAATCATTTTGAATTGGTTAGAGAAAAATGCTCCGGAAAGTGATGCAGTCGTTCTGATCCATGGAGATTTTAGAACAGGAAACTTCATGGTGAATTCGGAAGGTTTGCAAGGAATTGTGGATTGGGAATTCGCTCATTGGGGTGATCGTCACGAAGATCTGACTTGGTTATGTATGAGAGATTGGAGATTCGGAAAACTGAATAAAGAAGCGGGTGGTTTTGCAGATCGTTCCGAGTTTTACGAGATCTACGAAAAGGCATCCGGTGTAAAACTAGATCCTATCAAGATCAGATATTGGGAAGTGATGGGAAATCTTCGTTGGGCAATCGGTTGTATCGGCCAAGCAGAACGTCACCTTTCAGGAAAGGATAAAGGAATAGAGCTCGCGTCCATAGGAAGAAGGGCCTGTGAGATGGAATACGAGGCAATGAGACTCATTGAAGAGTCCTTAAAATGA
- a CDS encoding PaaI family thioesterase yields the protein MTAEDIYKHIKASQNGQDWHHKNCFGCGPENKRGLHASFPFHEPSGEVRFAWTIENDFEGAPGYAHGGALATLLDEAQGVLCFHLGHFVMTDQLYMRYYKACPLGEELEVRCWVTMVRRRRLYTKGTIHLKKTGELLLSSKARWYDMPDRVFSRMFQGTAFPVDTILKVLEENQKRGKEIRKRLKKEKLKSE from the coding sequence ATGACTGCGGAAGACATTTATAAACATATCAAAGCCAGCCAAAATGGACAAGATTGGCATCATAAGAATTGTTTCGGTTGCGGACCTGAAAATAAAAGAGGCTTACATGCAAGCTTTCCTTTTCATGAACCGAGTGGAGAAGTCCGTTTTGCTTGGACCATAGAAAATGATTTTGAAGGAGCACCTGGTTATGCCCATGGAGGAGCGCTCGCTACTCTATTGGATGAAGCACAAGGTGTTTTATGTTTTCATTTAGGTCATTTCGTAATGACCGATCAATTGTATATGCGTTATTATAAGGCATGTCCTTTAGGAGAGGAGTTAGAAGTCCGTTGTTGGGTCACCATGGTCAGACGCAGAAGACTTTACACGAAAGGAACCATACATCTGAAAAAGACGGGAGAACTTCTTCTTTCCTCTAAGGCTCGTTGGTATGATATGCCTGATCGAGTTTTTTCTAGAATGTTCCAAGGCACAGCATTTCCTGTGGATACCATCCTGAAAGTTTTAGAAGAGAACCAAAAACGAGGAAAAGAAATCAGGAAACGACTCAAAAAAGAGAAACTGAAATCCGAGTAA
- a CDS encoding methyl-accepting chemotaxis protein, producing the protein MKWYLRLSLKSKLAILFSSVLIPFLIILALSLINSASRIKDIESIRNDRLIPLKQLKTISDHYAISIVDCVHKTRSGAFTYEEGITNLDKAMKDIKSEWNTYLQTYLVQEETVLIEKLKPLFEEADKSVEEARALMVAKDKVGLGDFADNKMYSKIDPVAGNIEKLISVQLLISERIYQRAETEYAFSLALFLFISAITLAYILYASIKFSIRLVKGLNRVRNSIRDADFSNPIEVEEDILNLDELYLLSLVFRNFQSKVKEMLSSILTFSESILVAAEQLSKSSEYLSENAQTESASVEQISASVEEISAGMEQVTTNAEGQYKLILSFSGEMKELDGLITQVGDSVSDSLGKISDMYTKTEAGKKTMGSLSESMIKIESSSGEMRSITAIIQEISEKVNLLALNAAIEAARAGEHGKGFAVVATEITRLAEQTDQSTKTIESLIRTSNQEIESGKNFVDSCVKVYAEILEGLSFIKLSSDNIVSTMKVQQEKKSTIISAVNEVDSKSEEIRTSVKEQKVAISETANAVSNISVTVQNSAANSEEIAGSATGLLNIAKSLRDTMSFLKA; encoded by the coding sequence ATGAAATGGTATTTACGACTAAGCTTAAAATCTAAACTTGCAATCTTGTTCTCTTCCGTATTAATTCCTTTTTTAATTATATTGGCGCTTTCTCTCATCAATTCCGCTTCTAGGATCAAGGATATAGAAAGTATCCGGAACGATAGATTAATTCCATTAAAACAGTTAAAAACAATCTCGGACCACTATGCAATTTCAATCGTAGACTGTGTTCATAAGACAAGAAGTGGAGCATTCACATACGAAGAAGGAATAACAAATTTAGACAAGGCGATGAAAGATATCAAGTCAGAATGGAATACATATCTCCAAACGTACTTGGTCCAGGAAGAAACTGTACTTATCGAAAAATTAAAACCCTTATTCGAAGAGGCGGACAAAAGTGTAGAAGAAGCAAGAGCTCTTATGGTCGCCAAAGACAAAGTAGGTTTAGGAGACTTTGCGGACAATAAGATGTATTCTAAGATAGATCCGGTAGCCGGGAATATCGAAAAGTTGATCTCGGTTCAACTTCTTATCTCCGAAAGGATTTACCAAAGAGCGGAGACAGAGTATGCATTTAGTCTCGCACTTTTTCTTTTTATCTCCGCGATCACTCTTGCATATATATTGTATGCCTCCATTAAATTTTCAATCCGACTCGTAAAGGGATTGAATCGGGTAAGGAATTCGATTCGAGACGCTGATTTTAGTAATCCGATAGAAGTGGAAGAGGATATTTTAAATTTAGACGAACTTTACCTTCTATCCTTGGTATTCCGGAATTTTCAAAGTAAGGTAAAGGAGATGCTTTCATCTATCCTTACTTTCTCGGAATCCATCTTGGTAGCTGCGGAACAACTTTCTAAATCTAGCGAATATCTTTCTGAAAATGCGCAGACTGAATCGGCTTCGGTAGAACAAATTTCCGCTTCCGTCGAAGAGATCAGTGCAGGTATGGAACAGGTGACCACCAATGCAGAAGGTCAGTATAAGCTGATACTTTCCTTCTCCGGAGAAATGAAAGAGTTAGACGGTTTGATCACTCAGGTAGGAGATTCGGTGTCCGATTCCTTAGGAAAAATTTCGGATATGTATACCAAAACGGAAGCAGGTAAAAAAACGATGGGAAGCCTCTCCGAGAGTATGATAAAAATCGAATCAAGTTCGGGAGAAATGAGATCCATCACCGCTATCATCCAGGAGATTTCCGAAAAAGTAAACCTTCTCGCATTAAACGCTGCGATAGAAGCGGCAAGAGCAGGCGAACATGGAAAAGGATTTGCGGTAGTCGCAACCGAGATCACAAGATTGGCGGAACAAACGGACCAAAGCACTAAAACGATCGAAAGTCTGATCCGCACGAGTAATCAGGAAATTGAATCAGGCAAAAACTTTGTGGATAGTTGTGTGAAAGTGTATGCGGAAATCCTGGAAGGTCTTTCTTTTATCAAACTTTCTTCTGATAATATCGTCTCCACAATGAAAGTCCAACAAGAGAAGAAGTCAACGATCATCAGCGCTGTCAACGAAGTGGATTCTAAATCGGAAGAGATCCGAACCTCCGTTAAAGAGCAAAAGGTAGCAATATCCGAGACTGCAAATGCTGTTTCGAATATTTCAGTTACTGTACAGAATAGCGCTGCGAACTCGGAAGAGATCGCAGGAAGTGCAACCGGTCTTTTGAATATTGCAAAAAGTTTAAGAGATACTATGAGCTTCTTAAAAGCTTAA
- a CDS encoding sensor histidine kinase translates to MNSLVSTLEIRSSKDRNLGFLSIYLGSAFVLVLFLLIYFTDETELLRIYDNIHWTSSITIATITAWFGYKSSEGETKRFRFWFFLGLLSYLIGQVVWDIQAISKFYSFPAPSDLFYPWLGPFFAIGFARFLKDRVPSNRMKVAVMDALGLAIAVLAVTLVLYLSKKEDRPWFQLLTLSVYPVFTLSAACIGALMKPSLRLKADFSFLCLVIGLAGMGISWLQWNSIFLIVVPEDGTLTNAGFSASILLLGYGTLTWAPDFSGEIERESGTESGLLRILPLLEVIVCSAAIILSLTLPGLPEIIRLVIWFSAGVMVVIASLRQSLLVSDLATAEFVIRNANKELEVTVAERTEELRSTNTYLVTANDKLRSAMDELKKTQENLVRSEKMAVLGRLMAGIAHELNTPLGAIRSSTEGIRSILSEPWEKLLKDYSSFNREEREFWGILFKNGGTVNSDFDSKEERSKRKKTEVILKEFGIENSLVMADALTDLGISPDQVSELVGKIPKGERGWMIVSNASALSSISRSSQLILDASIKASRVIQALKSYASGEGDWKPHSESVSPKEQIENIITLYYSKMKNKVIVDINIPESASVLGDPERLYLIWTNLITNALHAMNYSGRIFVDAERKGEFWEISVQDTGSGVPVEIRDRIFDPFFTTKSPGEGTGLGLDICKNVAEEHGGAIRFVSSEEGTTFYVTLPASP, encoded by the coding sequence ATGAATTCCTTGGTATCCACACTAGAAATTCGTTCCTCAAAGGATAGAAATTTAGGATTTCTATCTATATACTTGGGATCTGCATTCGTTCTAGTACTGTTTCTTCTCATATATTTCACGGATGAAACGGAATTATTACGGATTTACGATAATATACATTGGACTTCGTCTATCACGATCGCTACGATCACTGCTTGGTTTGGTTATAAATCCTCCGAAGGAGAAACTAAAAGATTTAGATTCTGGTTTTTTCTAGGACTTCTTTCATATTTAATTGGCCAGGTGGTTTGGGATATCCAAGCAATTTCCAAGTTCTATAGTTTTCCAGCACCTAGCGATCTATTCTATCCATGGTTAGGACCATTCTTTGCAATAGGATTTGCTCGATTCTTAAAGGATAGAGTTCCATCTAACAGAATGAAGGTGGCAGTAATGGACGCATTAGGGCTTGCGATCGCAGTTCTTGCAGTCACCCTAGTATTATATCTTTCTAAAAAAGAAGATAGGCCTTGGTTCCAGTTATTGACCTTATCTGTTTATCCTGTATTCACACTTTCTGCTGCCTGCATCGGAGCTTTGATGAAACCCTCCTTACGTTTAAAGGCGGACTTTTCCTTTTTATGTTTGGTAATCGGGCTCGCAGGAATGGGGATCAGTTGGTTACAATGGAATTCTATATTTTTGATAGTTGTTCCTGAAGATGGAACCTTAACTAATGCAGGATTTTCAGCCAGTATCTTGCTTTTAGGATATGGCACCTTGACCTGGGCACCTGATTTTTCTGGAGAGATAGAAAGAGAGTCCGGAACGGAAAGTGGGCTTTTGAGAATTCTTCCCTTATTGGAAGTGATAGTTTGTTCGGCTGCAATCATCCTTTCCTTAACTCTACCAGGCCTTCCGGAGATCATTCGATTAGTGATTTGGTTTTCAGCCGGTGTAATGGTAGTGATCGCGAGTCTTAGGCAAAGTTTACTCGTGTCGGATTTGGCAACCGCAGAATTTGTGATCCGAAATGCAAATAAAGAATTAGAGGTCACGGTCGCAGAGAGAACTGAAGAATTAAGATCTACTAATACGTATTTGGTGACTGCCAACGATAAACTTAGATCTGCGATGGACGAACTCAAGAAAACCCAGGAGAATTTGGTCCGATCCGAAAAAATGGCCGTCTTAGGAAGATTGATGGCAGGAATTGCGCATGAATTAAATACTCCGTTAGGCGCGATTCGTTCATCTACTGAGGGGATACGTTCTATTCTAAGCGAACCTTGGGAAAAACTTCTAAAAGATTATTCCAGTTTTAACAGAGAAGAAAGGGAATTTTGGGGGATCTTATTCAAGAACGGAGGGACCGTAAATTCCGATTTCGATTCCAAAGAAGAAAGATCTAAAAGAAAAAAAACGGAAGTTATTCTGAAAGAATTCGGCATAGAAAATTCCCTAGTGATGGCGGATGCTTTGACAGATCTGGGAATTTCCCCCGATCAGGTTTCAGAATTAGTGGGGAAGATCCCCAAGGGAGAGAGAGGATGGATGATCGTAAGTAATGCATCCGCGCTCTCGAGTATTTCCAGATCCAGCCAACTAATCTTGGATGCTTCTATCAAAGCCTCCAGAGTGATCCAAGCGCTAAAAAGTTATGCTTCAGGAGAAGGGGATTGGAAACCTCACTCAGAATCTGTTTCTCCTAAGGAACAGATAGAAAATATTATTACATTATATTATTCTAAAATGAAAAATAAGGTGATCGTGGATATCAATATTCCGGAATCCGCAAGTGTACTGGGAGATCCGGAAAGATTGTACTTGATATGGACCAATCTGATCACGAATGCATTACATGCTATGAACTATTCAGGCAGAATATTCGTAGATGCGGAACGAAAAGGCGAGTTCTGGGAAATTTCGGTCCAGGACACCGGAAGCGGAGTTCCTGTAGAGATCAGAGATAGGATTTTTGATCCATTCTTCACTACTAAGTCTCCCGGAGAAGGAACCGGACTCGGTCTAGATATTTGCAAAAATGTGGCAGAAGAACATGGTGGAGCCATCCGATTTGTAAGCTCGGAAGAAGGTACAACATTCTACGTTACGCTTCCTGCCTCGCCCTAA
- a CDS encoding sensor histidine kinase, which translates to MSEPKSENVYRDIFEQSPIGLMIFDRQGKIIEANESSLRFLKAGKDKIIGLSYSSLKDTRVSSLIGKGLKGEASDYEGPYNTTVSGLTLQVRIRVNPLFDNSGVFGVTLIFEDLTERKKTEEKLAVTLSDIRIAQEALEEHEVKFKTLFESAGEAIFLMDDRVFLECNPKTEEMFGCKREDIIGASPVDFSPEIQPDGIPSSQRAFQKIQAAFGGKPQTFDWLHCRKDRTNFDAEVTLTSVTLNGKALLQAIVRDISGRKRAEEEIRKLNEDLEQKVVLRTEELKSTNTYLENTNRDLLLALEELKSTQAQLVQSEKMAVLGQLIAGIAHEVNTPLGAIISSNEGIQSVFRQDWEKLLCEFADLDSQERETWKKIFTKGSIFPDFYDSSEERKNRKIIRETLQNLGFPSSEFLSENLAELGIRIEDIPDLVQGIQKEKFPTLVANAYNLSGILRYSNVVREAASKAARVIRALKTYVYQDHAGISLIDIREQMDLVLTLYYNKVKQGVEIRRNFADNSLVKGQADQLTQVWANLINNAFQAISYQGRLDLESHIKDDYLIVSVTDDGPGVPKEIQDRIFEPFFTTKEKGEGSGLGLDICKKIVERHQGKIDFDSSPGRTTFRVHLPLAEKILI; encoded by the coding sequence ATGAGCGAACCAAAGAGCGAAAACGTATATCGCGATATATTCGAACAATCTCCTATCGGACTCATGATCTTCGATAGGCAGGGTAAAATTATAGAAGCAAACGAATCTTCTCTGCGTTTTTTAAAAGCGGGAAAAGATAAAATTATCGGGCTTTCTTATTCCAGCCTCAAAGACACAAGAGTTTCCTCATTGATCGGCAAGGGTTTAAAGGGAGAAGCTTCCGATTACGAAGGACCTTATAATACCACAGTCAGCGGACTCACATTACAGGTTCGAATAAGAGTGAATCCTCTTTTTGATAATTCAGGCGTTTTCGGTGTCACTTTAATTTTCGAAGATCTGACTGAGAGAAAAAAGACGGAAGAAAAATTAGCGGTAACACTTTCAGACATTCGTATCGCTCAAGAAGCATTAGAAGAACACGAAGTAAAATTTAAGACATTATTCGAATCTGCGGGAGAGGCAATCTTTCTCATGGACGATCGGGTCTTTTTAGAATGTAATCCTAAGACGGAAGAAATGTTCGGTTGTAAAAGAGAAGATATTATAGGAGCTTCTCCTGTGGATTTTTCTCCGGAGATACAGCCTGATGGTATTCCTTCATCTCAAAGGGCGTTCCAAAAAATACAGGCAGCTTTTGGAGGCAAACCCCAAACTTTTGATTGGTTACATTGTAGAAAAGATAGAACGAATTTTGATGCGGAGGTGACCTTAACCTCTGTCACTCTGAATGGAAAAGCTTTATTGCAAGCGATTGTAAGAGATATTTCCGGAAGAAAAAGAGCGGAAGAAGAAATCCGAAAATTAAACGAAGACCTAGAACAAAAAGTAGTTCTGAGAACGGAAGAGCTAAAATCAACGAACACATATTTAGAAAATACGAATAGAGATCTACTATTAGCGTTAGAAGAATTGAAATCCACTCAGGCACAACTAGTCCAATCTGAAAAGATGGCGGTGCTCGGACAATTGATCGCAGGTATCGCTCATGAAGTGAACACTCCTCTAGGTGCGATCATTTCCTCGAATGAAGGAATTCAAAGTGTGTTTCGCCAGGATTGGGAGAAGTTACTCTGCGAGTTTGCGGATCTAGATAGTCAAGAGAGGGAAACCTGGAAGAAAATTTTCACTAAAGGAAGTATATTTCCCGACTTCTATGACTCTTCCGAAGAAAGAAAAAACAGAAAGATCATCCGAGAAACATTACAAAATCTTGGATTTCCATCTTCCGAGTTTTTGTCCGAAAATTTAGCCGAATTGGGAATAAGAATTGAAGATATTCCTGATTTAGTCCAAGGAATTCAGAAAGAAAAATTTCCTACCTTAGTTGCAAATGCCTATAATCTTTCCGGAATTTTAAGATACAGTAATGTTGTCAGAGAGGCTGCTTCCAAAGCTGCGAGAGTGATCCGAGCTTTAAAAACCTATGTATATCAGGATCATGCAGGTATCAGTTTAATCGATATCCGAGAACAAATGGATCTTGTTCTTACTCTATATTATAATAAGGTAAAACAGGGAGTCGAGATCCGCAGGAATTTCGCAGATAACTCGCTTGTAAAAGGACAGGCAGATCAATTGACCCAGGTTTGGGCTAATTTGATCAACAATGCATTCCAAGCTATTTCTTACCAAGGTAGATTGGATCTTGAGTCCCATATCAAAGATGATTATCTCATCGTTTCGGTGACTGATGATGGTCCTGGGGTTCCGAAAGAAATTCAGGATAGGATTTTCGAACCATTCTTTACCACAAAAGAAAAAGGAGAAGGAAGTGGCTTAGGTCTGGATATCTGCAAAAAGATCGTAGAAAGACACCAAGGAAAAATAGATTTTGACTCTTCTCCCGGAAGGACTACATTCCGGGTCCATTTACCTTTGGCAGAAAAAATTCTGATTTAG
- a CDS encoding MAPEG family protein, protein MESSWQVFAIVSVILFLKLLSTSIVQGLVRIKTKTFRWKEDAEFFTNSFPATDDHTIVATANGVFRNDLENIPIFLFLLIGYIQTYSWHEGAIIYSGIFIVSRILHAIFYFLHKQPWRNIAYDLGILSKLLLSGHIVHSVFFA, encoded by the coding sequence ATGGAATCTTCTTGGCAGGTCTTTGCGATCGTTTCAGTAATTCTGTTTTTAAAATTACTTTCCACTTCCATCGTCCAAGGTTTGGTCCGGATAAAAACCAAAACATTCCGCTGGAAAGAAGACGCGGAATTTTTCACCAATTCATTTCCGGCCACCGATGATCATACGATAGTCGCAACTGCAAACGGAGTATTCAGGAACGATTTAGAGAATATTCCAATTTTCTTATTCTTATTGATCGGATATATTCAGACTTATAGCTGGCATGAAGGAGCAATCATCTATTCGGGAATATTTATAGTATCCAGGATACTTCATGCGATTTTTTATTTTCTTCATAAACAACCTTGGAGAAATATCGCATACGATCTGGGAATTTTGAGTAAACTCCTTCTATCCGGGCATATCGTTCATTCGGTATTTTTTGCCTGA
- a CDS encoding DUF6285 domain-containing protein, translated as MQDKPSATELLEAIQDFLMKEVLPEFRDKDLLAYKTLVSWNMLGVISREIRSGEESLDKELSRLSSLLKKKSEFPKTWNEKKNLTSTWNEELRDIIRKEKKSLEDTEYWKHIKESVIEKVEIVNPRFTTES; from the coding sequence ATGCAGGATAAACCAAGTGCCACGGAATTATTGGAAGCGATCCAGGATTTTCTAATGAAGGAGGTCCTACCCGAGTTTAGGGACAAGGACCTTCTCGCATATAAAACATTAGTAAGTTGGAATATGCTGGGAGTGATCTCCAGAGAAATACGCTCCGGAGAAGAATCTTTAGACAAGGAACTCTCCAGACTTTCTTCTTTACTCAAAAAAAAATCAGAGTTTCCTAAAACATGGAATGAGAAAAAGAACCTGACTTCTACCTGGAACGAAGAACTAAGAGATATCATTCGAAAGGAAAAAAAATCTTTGGAAGATACGGAATACTGGAAACATATAAAAGAATCCGTTATCGAAAAAGTCGAGATCGTAAATCCTAGATTCACTACGGAATCCTAA
- a CDS encoding glutathione S-transferase family protein yields MIELYTAGTPNGKKASIMLEELGIPYTVHPIDFSKLEQKEEWYLKINPNGRIPAIVDKDNGDFPVFESGAILIYLAEKYGKFLPKDPKERSIAIQWLMFQMGGVGPMQGQANHFVKFAPEKIPYAMNRYVDETKRLYSVLERRLKESEYLAGSELSIADIATWPWVKARSYIDLSLDDYPKLKAWEEKLGARPAFIKGSEVPKKS; encoded by the coding sequence TTGATCGAATTATACACCGCAGGGACGCCTAACGGAAAAAAAGCTTCCATCATGCTGGAAGAATTAGGGATCCCTTATACAGTACATCCAATCGACTTCAGTAAATTAGAACAAAAAGAAGAATGGTATCTAAAGATCAATCCGAACGGCAGAATACCTGCCATCGTAGACAAAGACAATGGAGATTTTCCGGTTTTTGAATCGGGAGCCATTCTGATCTATCTCGCAGAAAAATACGGAAAATTTTTACCTAAAGACCCGAAAGAAAGATCCATCGCTATCCAATGGCTGATGTTCCAAATGGGTGGAGTCGGTCCTATGCAAGGCCAAGCAAATCATTTCGTTAAGTTTGCGCCTGAAAAAATTCCTTATGCAATGAACCGTTATGTAGATGAAACAAAACGTCTATATTCCGTTTTGGAAAGACGCCTTAAAGAATCGGAATACCTTGCAGGAAGCGAATTGAGTATCGCGGATATCGCAACCTGGCCTTGGGTCAAGGCTAGATCCTATATCGATCTTTCCTTGGACGATTATCCAAAACTAAAAGCCTGGGAAGAAAAACTGGGAGCAAGACCTGCATTCATCAAAGGAAGCGAAGTCCCTAAAAAATCTTAA
- a CDS encoding histidine phosphatase family protein yields MSVIYLIRHGQANSTGEDYDLLTDKGKEQAFALGKYMASNGDFPDKIISGTMRRHKETAEFFMKGINSIRSDLKTDIDFHSFDANWNEFPSELWKKYAEHLSGTRPEFQRSLLQFSKVRLKGGVRSAALFFKLTEEILSVWRKGDFTPSGIETFKNFQSRVDLACETYFQPSNSERTFIFTSGTPISLTLKKMLKQDEDVFTWMPWIWNSSVSMFRWVRGRYIPVSLNFLPHIPDKSSRTLY; encoded by the coding sequence ATGTCCGTAATATATCTGATTCGCCACGGACAGGCGAACTCCACGGGAGAAGATTACGATCTATTGACCGATAAGGGCAAGGAACAAGCCTTTGCCCTTGGAAAGTATATGGCTTCTAATGGGGATTTTCCGGATAAGATCATCTCAGGGACAATGAGAAGGCATAAAGAAACCGCAGAATTTTTTATGAAAGGGATCAATTCGATTCGTTCCGATCTCAAGACGGATATTGATTTTCATTCATTCGATGCAAATTGGAATGAATTCCCTTCCGAGTTATGGAAGAAGTATGCGGAGCATCTTTCCGGGACCAGACCTGAATTCCAAAGATCATTATTACAATTTTCTAAAGTTAGATTAAAAGGTGGAGTTCGATCCGCTGCTCTGTTTTTCAAACTGACTGAGGAGATCCTATCTGTTTGGAGAAAAGGGGATTTTACTCCATCGGGGATTGAGACATTTAAAAATTTTCAATCCAGAGTGGATCTTGCCTGTGAAACTTACTTTCAGCCTTCTAATTCGGAGAGGACCTTTATTTTTACTTCAGGTACTCCTATTTCTTTAACTCTGAAGAAGATGCTGAAACAAGATGAGGATGTTTTTACTTGGATGCCTTGGATCTGGAATAGTTCCGTGAGTATGTTCCGTTGGGTAAGAGGAAGATATATACCTGTGAGTTTAAATTTCCTTCCTCATATTCCGGATAAAAGTTCGAGGACATTATATTAA
- a CDS encoding zinc-binding dehydrogenase, protein MKAAVLESGKRNLIIKEVSIPQLGPEQAKVRIKACGICGSDLHLVLHGTLKCKHYPQIPGHEASGVVEEVGEKVTRIKKGDRVVIAAGTSCGVCAHCLAGRENLCKEIGVFGFDREGSFAEYNIVEERYLYPLPDSVPFEQGAILADAVSTPYNAIKFRGKIQDGDNVAVFGCGGLGIHGVVIARALTKGKVIALDVDNGALENARAYGADEVVNLRDIKNPGKTLKEICKGGVDLLADFSGRMTNIEESLRAMNPGGRMVLVGIGREPLKFSIPFSIIEKQITVAGSYGSDRRAIPELIDLYVQGKLNLSRSITDVRKLEDINQSLEDLEDRKGNPIRFVISP, encoded by the coding sequence ATGAAAGCCGCAGTATTAGAATCCGGAAAAAGAAATTTGATCATCAAAGAGGTTTCGATCCCTCAACTTGGACCAGAACAAGCTAAGGTAAGGATCAAAGCTTGCGGAATCTGCGGTTCGGATCTACATTTAGTATTACATGGAACCTTAAAGTGTAAACATTATCCTCAGATCCCCGGACATGAAGCTTCGGGTGTAGTGGAAGAAGTAGGAGAAAAAGTCACTCGTATCAAAAAAGGGGATAGAGTGGTGATCGCTGCAGGAACAAGCTGCGGTGTATGTGCTCATTGCCTTGCAGGAAGAGAAAATCTTTGCAAAGAGATAGGAGTATTCGGCTTTGATAGAGAAGGTAGTTTCGCAGAATATAATATAGTAGAAGAACGTTATCTTTATCCTCTGCCTGACTCGGTTCCTTTTGAACAAGGTGCGATCTTAGCCGATGCAGTTTCTACTCCTTATAATGCTATCAAGTTCAGAGGAAAGATACAAGACGGAGATAATGTTGCCGTTTTCGGATGTGGTGGACTTGGGATCCACGGAGTAGTAATCGCAAGAGCTCTGACCAAAGGTAAAGTAATTGCTTTGGATGTGGACAACGGAGCCTTAGAAAACGCTAGAGCTTACGGTGCAGACGAAGTAGTAAATTTAAGAGACATCAAAAATCCGGGTAAAACCTTAAAAGAAATTTGCAAAGGGGGGGTGGATCTTCTCGCAGACTTTTCAGGAAGGATGACAAATATAGAAGAGTCACTTCGTGCAATGAATCCTGGAGGAAGAATGGTGCTAGTTGGAATAGGAAGAGAGCCCTTAAAGTTTTCTATCCCATTCTCCATCATTGAAAAACAGATCACTGTTGCCGGTTCTTACGGTTCGGACAGAAGGGCTATCCCTGAATTGATAGATCTTTATGTGCAGGGAAAATTGAACTTAAGTAGATCGATTACGGATGTGAGAAAATTAGAGGACATTAACCAAAGTTTGGAAGATCTGGAAGACAGAAAAGGAAATCCGATCCGATTCGTGATCTCTCCTTAA